One genomic segment of Deltaproteobacteria bacterium includes these proteins:
- a CDS encoding sigma-54-dependent Fis family transcriptional regulator, with amino-acid sequence MSQPARILVVDDDGASRSLMAQILAEDGHGVVVCADGAEAIERLERDGEFDAVVSDIRMVDVDGLEVLDWVRKHAPETPVLLVTAFGNVDGAVGAIRRGAYDYISKPYDVNTIKLVVDRALRHRRLATENRRLKREIREKYALANVVGRSEGMLQVYKTAARVALTDATVLVVGESGTGKELVARAIHTSSARAAGAFIAVDCGAIAEGVLESELFGHARGSFTGATGARRGLFEEASGGTLFLDEIGDIGGRIQGQLLRVLQEGEIRRVGESAPIRVDTRVVAATNKDLADAVKGGKFREDLFYRLNVVTIRIPPLRERREDIPLLAEHFAARHAGERGASLTTEAREAMLLWDWPGNVRELDNSVARALALNPGGTILPEDLPEAVRERWQHRRGSPAKAPSTISPAATSPAPEPLVGDHPTLDELSRRYAERVLRDSGGNKTRAAEALGIDRKTLSRLLREE; translated from the coding sequence ATGTCGCAGCCGGCCCGTATCCTGGTGGTGGACGACGACGGGGCCTCTCGCTCGCTGATGGCGCAGATCCTCGCCGAGGACGGCCACGGCGTCGTCGTCTGCGCGGACGGGGCGGAAGCCATCGAAAGGCTCGAGCGCGACGGCGAGTTCGACGCGGTGGTCAGCGACATCCGCATGGTCGACGTCGACGGGCTGGAGGTCCTCGACTGGGTGCGCAAGCATGCGCCCGAGACGCCGGTCCTCCTGGTGACGGCCTTCGGCAACGTCGACGGCGCCGTCGGGGCCATCCGCCGCGGCGCTTACGACTACATCTCCAAGCCCTACGACGTGAACACCATCAAGCTGGTCGTCGACCGGGCGCTGCGCCACCGGCGGCTCGCCACCGAGAACCGCCGGCTGAAACGCGAGATCCGCGAGAAGTACGCGCTGGCCAACGTGGTCGGCCGCAGCGAGGGAATGCTGCAGGTCTACAAGACGGCCGCGCGCGTCGCGCTCACCGACGCGACCGTGCTGGTGGTCGGCGAAAGCGGCACCGGCAAGGAGTTGGTGGCCCGCGCCATCCACACCTCCAGCGCGCGCGCCGCGGGCGCGTTCATCGCCGTGGACTGCGGCGCCATCGCGGAAGGAGTGCTGGAGAGCGAGCTCTTCGGGCACGCGCGCGGCAGCTTCACTGGCGCGACCGGCGCCCGGCGCGGCCTCTTCGAAGAGGCCAGCGGCGGGACCTTGTTCCTCGACGAGATCGGCGACATCGGCGGCCGCATCCAGGGGCAGCTGTTGCGGGTGCTGCAGGAAGGGGAGATCCGCCGGGTCGGCGAGAGCGCGCCCATCCGCGTCGACACGCGGGTCGTGGCGGCCACCAACAAGGACCTCGCGGACGCAGTGAAGGGGGGAAAGTTTCGCGAAGACCTCTTCTACCGCCTGAACGTCGTCACCATCCGTATTCCCCCGCTCCGCGAGCGACGCGAGGACATCCCGCTGCTCGCCGAGCATTTCGCCGCCCGGCATGCGGGGGAGCGGGGTGCTTCGCTGACGACCGAGGCGCGCGAGGCGATGCTCCTCTGGGACTGGCCGGGGAACGTCCGCGAGCTGGACAACTCGGTGGCGCGGGCGTTGGCGTTGAACCCGGGGGGAACCATCCTGCCGGAGGATCTGCCGGAGGCGGTGCGGGAGCGCTGGCAGCACCGCCGCGGATCGCCGGCGAAGGCGCCTTCGACGATTTCGCCGGCTGCAACGTCTCCGGCGCCTGAGCCGCTGGTCGGAGATCATCCGACGCTCGACGAGCTCAGCCGCCGGTACGCGGAGCGCGTCCTGCGGGATTCCGGGGGCAACAAGACGCGTGCCGCCGAAGCGCTGGGGATCGATCGGAAAACTCTTTCGCGCTTGCTCCGGGAGGAGTAG